The Pyrenophora tritici-repentis strain M4 chromosome 2, whole genome shotgun sequence genome window below encodes:
- a CDS encoding mitochondrial carnitine-acylcarnitine carrier protein gives MSKPHIDQEADQSSLSRTLKDLFAGAVGGVAQVLIGQPFDIVKVRLQTTSQYSGALDAATKIYQNEGALAFYKGTLTPLIGIGACVSIQFGGFHYARRAFEASNIAKTGNGQLSYSQYYAAGAFAGIANTAFSSPIEHIRIRLQTQPHGANRLYNGPIDCVRKLSAHQGVLGGVYRGTAVTFLREAQAYGCWFTAFEYLMNADAARNNIDRSQISTLKVAAYGGLAGEVLWISSYPFDVVKSKMQSDSFGAEQKYKSMRDCFAKTYRAEGLGGFWRGIGPTLLRAMPVSAGTFATVEVTMRLIS, from the coding sequence ATGTCAAAACCTCACATTGACCAAGAGGCAGACCAAAGCAGTCTGTCGCGTACCCTCAAGGACCTCTTTGCCGGTGCAGTCGGTGGAGTGGCACAAGTTCTTATCGGTCAACCATTCGATATTGTCAAAGTACGGTTACAAACCACATCGCAATACTCTGGTGCTCTGGATGCAGCAACCAAGATCTACCAAAACGAAGGAGCACTTGCATTCTACAAGGGCACTCTGACACCCCTGATTGGTATTGGAGCTTGTGTTTCGATTCAATTTGGTGGCTTCCACTACGCACGCCGCGCCTTTGAAGCCAGTAACATTGCCAAAACCGGAAATGGACAACTATCATACTCCCAGTACTATGCGGCCGGAGCATTCGCTGGGATCGCCAATACAGCCTTCTCAAGTCCCATTGAGCACATTCGTATAAGGCTCCAGACACAACCTCACGGTGCAAATCGCCTGTACAACGGCCCGATCGACTGCGTCCGCAAGCTGTCGGCACATCAGGGCGTCCTTGGTGGCGTATACCGCGGCACTGCTGTCACATTCCTGCGAGAAGCACAGGCCTATGGATGCTGGTTCACTGCTTTCGAGTACCTCATGAATGCAGACGCAGCCCGCAACAACATCGACCGGTCTCAAATTTCTACCTTGAAGGTTGCTGCCTATGGTGGTCTTGCTGGCGAAGTACTCTGGATCAGCAGCTATCCATTCGATGTGGTCAAGAGCAAGATGCAAAGTGACTCGTTCGGCGCGGAGCAAAAGTACAAAAGCATGAGGGATTGCTTTGCTAAGACCTATAGGGCAGAGGGCCTGGGAGGGTTCTGGAGAGGCATTGGACCGACCTTGCTAAGGGCAATGCCCGTTTCGGCGGGTACATTTGCAACGGTCGAGGTTACAATGAGGCTGATTAGCTGA
- a CDS encoding Periplasmic protein TonB, with protein sequence MLSLVPLIGLLRLATAQSFIVLDTGLSQSSTSILQWPTSLRRLAQGGSNNTTLTQFKAEANTSPIGAQALAYSPSFTFLFSATGQGIIRTSLDCSSSSTILSSNQIPSLTIAETEQKTYYSDPSTFSIQKADFNGETTQLVRNIAQGTNLHATGIVVDKARGWIYWTAASSSNNNGATATGSLFRAALNGTDNAQLLVNGITAAPGQLRIVVDSLFWLENTASTTNIKYLDRYISQLPATPTTPFTSVPTGVLISSSQSPLFSVVNDRDEVQKLAISSFYVYRDEFN encoded by the coding sequence ATGCTCTCTCTAGTTCCCCTGATCGGCCTGCTTCGACTTGCTACCGCGCAGTCATTCATCGTCCTCGACACAGGTCTAAGCCAAAGCAGTACTTCCATCCTCCAGTGGCCTACGTCCCTCCGCCGCCTAGCCCAAGGTGGGTCAAACAATACAACTCTCACACAATTCAAAGCAGAAGCCAACACTTCACCCATTGGAGCCCAAGCACTCGCTTACTCCCCCTCCTTCACCTTCCTCTTCTCCGCCACAGGCCAAGGCATCATACGCACAAGCCTAGACTGCAGCTCCTCCTCAACAATCCTTTCCTCCAACCAAATTCCCAGTCTCACAATCGCCGAAACCGAGCAAAAAACCTACTACAGCGACCCCTCCACCTTTTCCATTCAAAAAGCCGATTTCAACGGCGAAACCACCCAGCTCGTACGCAACATAGCCCAAGGAACGAATCTCCACGCCACCGGTATCGTAGTCGACAAAGCAAGAGGTTGGATCTACTGGACTGCAGCATCCAGCTCCAACAACAACGGTGCAACAGCAACAGGAAGTCTCTTCCGCGCTGCCCTCAACGGCACAGACAACGCCCAGCTACTCGTAAACGGGATAACCGCCGCACCAGGCCAACTACGCATCGTCGTCGACTCACTCTTCTGGCTTGAAAACACAGCTTCAACAACGAACATCAAGTACCTCGATCGCTATATTTCTCAATTGCCCGCGACACCGACCACACCTTTCACGTCTGTCCCAACGGGTGTTTTAATATCCTCATCGCAGTCGCCGTTGTTTTCGGTGGTGAATGACAGGGATGAGGTGCAGAAGTTGGCTATTTCGAGCTTTTATGTGTATAGAGATGAGTTTAATTAG
- a CDS encoding GTPase SAR1 and related small G protein encodes MDENNRITITVCGDGGCGKSSITLRLVRSQWTSEYDPTIEDSYSVTRTVDGVPYYLMLTDTAGQEEYRGLWAASNLQSDAFLLVYDITSANSLDALDYFMEMIDMETDNRLDNGKIPPIKCVVGNKCDLQGQRVIEAKKGLEWARQRKCGFMETSAREMVNIEETFALLVRRVVEARRLTGGDGAANRNMAYSMSNNLNADGAYQQNEKDDDEPKQSWWSKLKCW; translated from the exons CGGAGATGGTGGTTGCG GAAAGAGTTCGATTACATTACGGCTTGTGAGGAGTCAGTGGACGTCTGA ATACGATCCCACAATAG AAGACTCCTACTCCGTAACCAGAACCGTCGATGGCGTTCCTTATTACCTCATGCTCACCGACACCGCCGGACAGGAAGAATACCGCGGTCTCTGGGCCGCCTCGAACCTCCAATCCGATGCATTCCTCCTCGTCTACGACATCACATCGGCAAACTCGCTCGACGCGCTGGATTACTTCATGGAGATGATTGATATGGAAACCGACAACCGGCTAGACAATGGCAAAATACCGCCAATCAAGTGCGTGGTGGGAAACAAGTGCGATTTGCAAGGACAAAGAGTGATAGAGGCTAAGAAGGGTCTTGAGTGGGCAAGGCAAAGAAAATGCGGCTTCATGGAGACAAGTGCAAGGGAGATGGTGAATATCGAAGAGACATTTGCTC TGCTTGTACGCCGCGTTGTAGAAGCACGGAGACTAACTGGGGGAGATGGCGCTGCGAATCGGAACATGGCCTACTCAATGTCAAACAACCTAAACGCGGACGGAGCGTATCAACAAAACGAAAAAGATGACGACGAGCCAAAACAGAGCTGGTGGTCGAAACTCAAATGCTGGTAG
- a CDS encoding Glyco-transf-90 domain containing protein — translation MIPKGYRFSYSHLIFYFSTFVIATQLWSIWGQSKHSHYLDFVRHAHFHRNWEFNADIHANVHTLSSEQCNIAFPELYHSLDESVNSRQGRKVHPKDIEILSGRCMLRVMIYQGEVFVTDAGKPEQCYVVNGNERERILGTLAQIDRAVVTASTSDTPIPNIEFALSLDDLPRRSKDKGTFFGYTRKEGPEYRDIWMMPNYAYWSWNYTHAPSWNAIRKEIQQKETEVPWSKKDPRVVWRGKVKMAKLRQELIKVSKGQSWSDIKPVVINNASDPHNKDVMNLRDFCGYKFTIQTEGTSYSGRLKYLQLCRSALITHPLKWQEFHTHLMRLAGPDVNYIEASENFGNLESAMEYYRDHDEDAELIARNSYETFTRRYLTPAAVTCYWRRLFVSWKSVQGYEPVLYEPDKTGKMVMRGTPWTAFAANWPKDPSIIP, via the exons ATGATCCCCAAAGGGTACCGCTTTTCTTACTCACACCTCATTTTTTACTTCTCTACCTTTGTAATTGCGACGCAGTTATGGTCGATATGGGGACAGTCTAAACACAGCCATTATCTGGACTTTGTACGCCATGCACATTTTCACCGGAATTGGGAGTTCAACGCCGACATACATGCAAATGTACACACGCTCAGCTCAGAGCAGTGCAATATTGCCTTTCCTGAGCTATACCACAGCTTGGATGAGTCGGTCAACTCCAGACAGGGAAGGAAGGTACACCCCAAGGATATTGAGATCCTGTCGGGAAGATGCATGCTACGAGTTATGATATATCAGGGAGAG GTGTTCGTCACCGACGCTGGAAAGCCAGAGCAGTGCTATGTCGTAAACGGAAACGAGCGAGAACGCATTCTCGGAACTTTGGCACAGATTGACCGCGCCGTCGTGACCGCCTCTACTTCCGACACTCCGATCCCGAATATCGAATTCGCCCTCTCGCTAGACGATCTACCACGGCGGTCTAAGGATAAAGGGACATTCTTTGGCTACACGCGCAAGGAAGGCCCCGAGTACCGGGACATCTGGATGATGCCAAACTACGCGTATTGGAGTTGGAACTATACCCATGCGCCTAGTTGGAATGCCATCAGAAAGGAAATCCAGCAGAAGGAGACAGAGGTGCCATGGAGCAAGAAGGACCCAAGGGTGGTTTGGCGTGGAAAGGTCAAAATGGCCAAGCTGAGGCAAGAGCTGATCAAGGTCAGCAAGGGACAAAGCTGGAGTGACATCAAGCCTGTAGTCATCAATAATGCTAGCGACCCACATAACAAAGATGTAATGAACCTACGCGATTTCTGCGG ATACAAGTTCACGATCCAAACCGAAGGAACCTCGTACTCTGGGCGCCTAAAATACCTTCAACTATGCCGCTCAGCTCTCATAACGCACCCCTTGAAATGGCAAGAGTTCCACACACACCTGATGCGCCTCGCAGGACCAGACGTAAATTACATTGAAGCTTCAGAGAACTTTGGAAACCTCGAATCGGCCATGGAATACTACCGTGATCATGATGAAGATGCGGAGCTGATTGCTCGAAATAGCTACGAAACATTTACGAGGAGGTACCTGACGCCGGCCGCTGTGACGTGCTATTGGAGACGGCTATTTGTGTCCTGGAAGAGCGTGCAGGGGTACGAGCCGGTGCTGTACGAGCCTGACAAGACCGGAAAGATGGTGATGAGGGGAACACCCTGGACGGCGTTTGCGGCAAATTGGCCTAAGGATCCTTCTATCATCCCGTGA